One genomic region from Nitrosopumilus sp. encodes:
- a CDS encoding branched-chain amino acid transaminase: MKLPLSKYVWFDGKYVPTEKAQVPITTHAIHYGTSIFEGIRAYWNGKNLNVFRLDEHVKRFRRSGQFYDISLNFSDKEITNAIIGICKKNKIKKSCYIRPFYFVGDYGINLHVTNNAPTNVAIFTFPFGDLFNKNGITAGIVSWRKFSDMSTPPQAKMGGNYLNSIIATQEAKRNGVDEAILLDHNGNVSEAPGENIFIVRNGQLITPSLASSALEGITRDAILKIGKDLDLDVIERDITRSELIISEEIFLTGTAAEITPIIKMDSKRIGNGKPGDITKKMMAEYTEIVMDKNEDYSHWLTEVY; encoded by the coding sequence CATTATGGAACATCAATCTTTGAAGGGATTAGAGCATATTGGAATGGAAAAAATCTTAATGTGTTTAGATTAGATGAACATGTAAAACGATTTAGAAGATCTGGTCAATTTTATGATATATCACTTAATTTTTCTGATAAAGAAATTACAAATGCCATAATTGGAATTTGTAAAAAAAATAAAATAAAAAAATCCTGTTACATTAGACCATTTTATTTTGTAGGCGATTATGGAATCAATCTTCATGTAACAAACAATGCTCCAACAAATGTTGCCATCTTTACATTCCCATTTGGTGATTTGTTTAACAAAAACGGAATAACAGCAGGAATTGTATCATGGAGAAAATTCTCAGACATGTCAACTCCACCTCAAGCAAAAATGGGAGGAAATTATCTGAATTCCATTATAGCTACACAAGAAGCAAAACGAAACGGTGTGGATGAAGCAATCTTACTTGATCATAATGGAAATGTTAGTGAAGCACCGGGTGAAAATATATTCATTGTAAGAAATGGTCAATTAATTACACCATCACTTGCATCATCAGCATTAGAAGGTATTACACGTGATGCCATTCTCAAGATTGGAAAAGATTTAGATCTTGATGTAATTGAAAGGGACATTACAAGAAGTGAATTAATCATATCTGAGGAAATATTCCTTACAGGTACAGCAGCTGAGATTACACCAATCATCAAAATGGATTCAAAACGAATTGGAAATGGGAAACCAGGAGACATTACAAAAAAGATGATGGCAGAGTATACAGAGATAGTAATGGACAAAAATGAAGATTATTCTCATTGGTTAACTGAGGTTTACTAG